The DNA region TAAAGATTCAAGCTCAAAAGATACTGTACCATCTTTTTTATTTGGTAGCAAACCCCGAGGACCCAATAGTTTTGCAACTTTTCCCACAACCCCCATAACATCTGGAGTTGCTATTGCAACATCAAAATCCATCCAGCCGCCCAAAATTTTCTCAACCATGTCGTCTAAACCGACAAAATCAGCTCCTGCTGCTTTAGCCTGTTCCTCATATTCACCTTTTGCAAAAACTAAAACTTTTTTTGTTTTACCTGTGCCATGAGGCAAAAGAACAGAACCTCTTACGCCCTGTTCACCTTTTGAGGCATCTACACCCAAAACAACATCTACATCAACTGATTCATCGAATTTAGTATGAGCTGTTTTAACAACTAAATCAAAAACCTCTTTTAAGTTATTAGGTTTTTTTGCTTTAACAACCTCGAGAGCTTTTTGATGTTTTTTCCCACTAATACTCATAATTTCAACCAATCTCAATAAACCATCGTTAATCTGTAACTTTCAATCCCATACTTCTAGCGCTTCCTGCTACAATCTTTTTTGCCGCTTCTATATCAATGGCATTCAAATCTACCA from Candidatus Dependentiae bacterium includes:
- a CDS encoding 50S ribosomal protein L1: MSISGKKHQKALEVVKAKKPNNLKEVFDLVVKTAHTKFDESVDVDVVLGVDASKGEQGVRGSVLLPHGTGKTKKVLVFAKGEYEEQAKAAGADFVGLDDMVEKILGGWMDFDVAIATPDVMGVVGKVAKLLGPRGLLPNKKDGTVSFELESLIKDLKNGRVSYRNDKGGILHANFGKVSFGGEKLEENFLSLIKSVASNKPVTSKGKFIKKITVSSTMGVGVSVDPTWLGY